The proteins below are encoded in one region of Coffea arabica cultivar ET-39 chromosome 4c, Coffea Arabica ET-39 HiFi, whole genome shotgun sequence:
- the LOC140005154 gene encoding tubby-like protein 8 isoform X2, with the protein MSEFKKTSVFPRQSSYNSLYANPLSELRHNRSSSEGGNSGNNIVPLAVHIRRNLNPANVPSDDKENFTPNRTEIGCWNDKENAGFCKGIRLDPGDFVPNCPNLNTKDRALKPSSLQLCIKKHEPDSIIGTRTLEPLDSGTTNSGNIWDYSDSEAAPASSWSTLPNRSLLCRPLPVDIGWCTCLIVKEPSPEGLDKGTLYSLYTHEGHGRQNRKLAVAHHRRRNGRSEFLVASCVKGLVSGQDDSLIGNMTANLMGSKYHIWGQGNQLNPLTKLFKLLAAVTFTPTITTWTGSHRSIKAWIPKHQSMQLKNVTQHINGLPLDWKEKMDKVHQLFSRVPRYNKISKKYELDYRDRGRTGLRIQSSVKNFQLTLENGRQTILQLGRVGKSNYVMDFRYPMTGFQAFCISLASIDSKACCTM; encoded by the exons ATGTCAGAATTCAAGAAAACCTCAGTGTTTCCTCGGCAGTCTTCGTATAATTCCTTATATGCTAATCCTCTCAGTGAGCTCAGGCATAACCGGAGCTCCAGCGAAGGGGGGAATTCAGGCAACAACATTGTTCCCCTTGCCGTGCATATTCGAAGGAATCTCAACCCTGCTAATGTTCCTTCTGATGACAAAGAGAATTTTACTCCTAATAGGACTGAAATTGGGTGCTGGAATGATAAAGAAAATGCAGGCTTCTGTAAAGGGATTCGGCTAGACCCCGGGGATTTTGTTCCTAACTGTCCTAATTTGAATACGAAAGACAGGGCTTTGAAGCCGTCTTCACTTCAGCTATGTATTAAGAAACATGAACCTGATTCGATAATTGGGACCAGAACTTTGGAACCTCTTGATTCTGGAACTACAAATTCTGGAAATATTTGGGATTACTCTGATTCAGAGGCTGCACCAGCTTCCTCCTGGTCTACTCTGCCTAATAG GTCATTGTTATGTAGGCCTTTACCTGTGGACATTGGATGGTGTACTTGTCTCATAGTGAAGGAACCATCTCCAGAAGGACTGGATAAAGGGACCCTCTACTCTCTTTACACTCAT GAGGGTCATGGCAGACAAAACAGAAAGCTTGCTGTTGCTCATCACAGAAGGCGAAATGGAAGATCAGAATTCTTGGTGGCATCATGTGTTAAGGGATTAGTAAGTGGTCAGGATGACAGTTTAATTGGCAATATGACAGCAAATCTTATGGGTTCAAAATACCATATATGGGGCCAG GGAAATCAACTCAATCCCTTGACCAAACTGTTCAAATTACTTGCAGCTGTAAC GTTTACTCCTACCATAACTACCTGGACTGGTAGTCATAGAAGCATCAAGGCATGGATACCAAAGCATCAATCAATGCAGCTAAAGAACGTGACTCAG CATATCAATGGACTACCCCTGGATTGGAAGGAGAAAATGGACAAAGTACATCAACTGTTCTCAAGGGTTCCACGCTACAATAAG ATTTCAAAGAAGTATGAATTAGATTATAGAGACAGAGGAAGGACAGGACTTCGGATCCAGAGCTCAGTAAAGAATTTCCAGCTGACATTGGAG AATGGAAGGCAGACAATCCTCCAGCTTGGAAGGGTGGGGAAGTCCAACTATGTGATGGATTTCAG ATATCCCATGACTGGATTTCAGGCCTTCTGCATCAGTTTAGCTTCTATTGATTCAAAGGCCTGTTGCACAATGTAA
- the LOC140005154 gene encoding tubby-like protein 8 isoform X1 encodes MSEFKKTSVFPRQSSYNSLYANPLSELRHNRSSSEGGNSGNNIVPLAVHIRRNLNPANVPSDDKENFTPNRTEIGCWNDKENAGFCKGIRLDPGDFVPNCPNLNTKDRALKPSSLQLCIKKHEPDSIIGTRTLEPLDSGTTNSGNIWDYSDSEAAPASSWSTLPNRSLLCRPLPVDIGWCTCLIVKEPSPEGLDKGTLYSLYTHEGHGRQNRKLAVAHHRRRNGRSEFLVASCVKGLVSGQDDSLIGNMTANLMGSKYHIWGQGNQLNPLTKLFKLLAAVTFTPTITTWTGSHRSIKAWIPKHQSMQLKNVTQHINGLPLDWKEKMDKVHQLFSRVPRYNKISKKYELDYRDRGRTGLRIQSSVKNFQLTLEKNGRQTILQLGRVGKSNYVMDFRYPMTGFQAFCISLASIDSKACCTM; translated from the exons ATGTCAGAATTCAAGAAAACCTCAGTGTTTCCTCGGCAGTCTTCGTATAATTCCTTATATGCTAATCCTCTCAGTGAGCTCAGGCATAACCGGAGCTCCAGCGAAGGGGGGAATTCAGGCAACAACATTGTTCCCCTTGCCGTGCATATTCGAAGGAATCTCAACCCTGCTAATGTTCCTTCTGATGACAAAGAGAATTTTACTCCTAATAGGACTGAAATTGGGTGCTGGAATGATAAAGAAAATGCAGGCTTCTGTAAAGGGATTCGGCTAGACCCCGGGGATTTTGTTCCTAACTGTCCTAATTTGAATACGAAAGACAGGGCTTTGAAGCCGTCTTCACTTCAGCTATGTATTAAGAAACATGAACCTGATTCGATAATTGGGACCAGAACTTTGGAACCTCTTGATTCTGGAACTACAAATTCTGGAAATATTTGGGATTACTCTGATTCAGAGGCTGCACCAGCTTCCTCCTGGTCTACTCTGCCTAATAG GTCATTGTTATGTAGGCCTTTACCTGTGGACATTGGATGGTGTACTTGTCTCATAGTGAAGGAACCATCTCCAGAAGGACTGGATAAAGGGACCCTCTACTCTCTTTACACTCAT GAGGGTCATGGCAGACAAAACAGAAAGCTTGCTGTTGCTCATCACAGAAGGCGAAATGGAAGATCAGAATTCTTGGTGGCATCATGTGTTAAGGGATTAGTAAGTGGTCAGGATGACAGTTTAATTGGCAATATGACAGCAAATCTTATGGGTTCAAAATACCATATATGGGGCCAG GGAAATCAACTCAATCCCTTGACCAAACTGTTCAAATTACTTGCAGCTGTAAC GTTTACTCCTACCATAACTACCTGGACTGGTAGTCATAGAAGCATCAAGGCATGGATACCAAAGCATCAATCAATGCAGCTAAAGAACGTGACTCAG CATATCAATGGACTACCCCTGGATTGGAAGGAGAAAATGGACAAAGTACATCAACTGTTCTCAAGGGTTCCACGCTACAATAAG ATTTCAAAGAAGTATGAATTAGATTATAGAGACAGAGGAAGGACAGGACTTCGGATCCAGAGCTCAGTAAAGAATTTCCAGCTGACATTGGAG AAGAATGGAAGGCAGACAATCCTCCAGCTTGGAAGGGTGGGGAAGTCCAACTATGTGATGGATTTCAG ATATCCCATGACTGGATTTCAGGCCTTCTGCATCAGTTTAGCTTCTATTGATTCAAAGGCCTGTTGCACAATGTAA
- the LOC140005154 gene encoding tubby-like protein 8 isoform X3 — translation MSEFKKTSVFPRQSSYNSLYANPLSELRHNRSSSEGGNSGNNIVPLAVHIRRNLNPANVPSDDKENFTPNRTEIGCWNDKENAGFCKGIRLDPGDFVPNCPNLNTKDRALKPSSLQLCIKKHEPDSIIGTRTLEPLDSGTTNSGNIWDYSDSEAAPASSWSTLPNRSLLCRPLPVDIGWCTCLIVKEPSPEGLDKGTLYSLYTHEGHGRQNRKLAVAHHRRRNGRSEFLVASCVKGLVSGQDDSLIGNMTANLMGSKYHIWGQGNQLNPLTKLFKLLAAVTFTPTITTWTGSHRSIKAWIPKHQSMQLKNVTQHINGLPLDWKEKMDKVHQLFSRVPRYNKISKKYELDYRDRGRTGLRIQSSVKNFQLTLEPQVLFHIDDTLHNDVDRFSKRFSLCH, via the exons ATGTCAGAATTCAAGAAAACCTCAGTGTTTCCTCGGCAGTCTTCGTATAATTCCTTATATGCTAATCCTCTCAGTGAGCTCAGGCATAACCGGAGCTCCAGCGAAGGGGGGAATTCAGGCAACAACATTGTTCCCCTTGCCGTGCATATTCGAAGGAATCTCAACCCTGCTAATGTTCCTTCTGATGACAAAGAGAATTTTACTCCTAATAGGACTGAAATTGGGTGCTGGAATGATAAAGAAAATGCAGGCTTCTGTAAAGGGATTCGGCTAGACCCCGGGGATTTTGTTCCTAACTGTCCTAATTTGAATACGAAAGACAGGGCTTTGAAGCCGTCTTCACTTCAGCTATGTATTAAGAAACATGAACCTGATTCGATAATTGGGACCAGAACTTTGGAACCTCTTGATTCTGGAACTACAAATTCTGGAAATATTTGGGATTACTCTGATTCAGAGGCTGCACCAGCTTCCTCCTGGTCTACTCTGCCTAATAG GTCATTGTTATGTAGGCCTTTACCTGTGGACATTGGATGGTGTACTTGTCTCATAGTGAAGGAACCATCTCCAGAAGGACTGGATAAAGGGACCCTCTACTCTCTTTACACTCAT GAGGGTCATGGCAGACAAAACAGAAAGCTTGCTGTTGCTCATCACAGAAGGCGAAATGGAAGATCAGAATTCTTGGTGGCATCATGTGTTAAGGGATTAGTAAGTGGTCAGGATGACAGTTTAATTGGCAATATGACAGCAAATCTTATGGGTTCAAAATACCATATATGGGGCCAG GGAAATCAACTCAATCCCTTGACCAAACTGTTCAAATTACTTGCAGCTGTAAC GTTTACTCCTACCATAACTACCTGGACTGGTAGTCATAGAAGCATCAAGGCATGGATACCAAAGCATCAATCAATGCAGCTAAAGAACGTGACTCAG CATATCAATGGACTACCCCTGGATTGGAAGGAGAAAATGGACAAAGTACATCAACTGTTCTCAAGGGTTCCACGCTACAATAAG ATTTCAAAGAAGTATGAATTAGATTATAGAGACAGAGGAAGGACAGGACTTCGGATCCAGAGCTCAGTAAAGAATTTCCAGCTGACATTGGAG CCCCAGGTTCTGTTTCACATAGACGACACTTTGCATAATGATGTCGATCGATTTTCTAAAAGATTCTCTTTGTGTCACTAG
- the LOC113739661 gene encoding probable polygalacturonase translates to MPDSLRVHARRLDYKRLFPSLLSSHQTFLTLIWTAGFILVALWQKTAVDRLLTYHDQRFFPPPRPIAKLRRLAFNLTDFGAVGDGVYLNTEAFERAISEIRKRGGGQLNVGPGLWLTAPFNLTSHMTLFLAENAVILGIDDENYWPLMPPLPSYGYGRERPGPRYGSLIHGQNLKDVVITGHNGTINGQGKAWWEKYRKNRLNHTRGPLVQIMWSRDIVISHITLRDSPFWTLHPYDCQNVTIRNVTILAPSSEAPNTDGIDPDSCENMIIEDSYISVGDDGIAVKSGWDQYGIAYGRPSTNIVIRNLIVRSMISAGVSIGSEMSGGVSNITVENLLVWNSKRGIRIKTSAGRGGYVRNISYQNLTFENVRVGIVIKTDYNEHPDEGFDPNALPVIEDISFTSIHGQGIRIPVRIYGSREIPVRNVTFRGMLVGITYKKKHIFQCSYVHGRAIGKIFPVPCENLDVYDEMERLVRLGTAQNSTDRDYDA, encoded by the exons ATGCCCGATTCCCTTCGGGTCCACGCCCGACGGCTCGACTACAAACGCCTGTTCCCGTCTTTGCTCTCCTCGCACCAAACATTCCTCACTCTCATCTGGACTGCCGGATTCATCCTCGTCGCCCTTTGGCAAAAAACCGCCGTCGATCGCCTCTTAACCTACCACGACCAGCGCTTCTTCCCGCCCCCTCGCCCTATTGCCAAGCTAAGACGTCTGGCGTTCAACCTCACCGACTTCGGTGCTGTCGGCGATGGCGTCTACTTGAACACTGAGGCCTTCGAGAGGGCAATCTCGGAAATTCGCAAGCGAGGCGGCGGCCAGCTGAATGTTGGACCTGGTCTTTGGCTCACTGCCCCTTTCAATCTCACTAGCCACATGACGTTGTTCCTTGCTGAGAATGCTGTTATTCTTGGAATTGAC GATGAGAATTATTGGCCGCTGATGCCTCCATTGCCGTCCTATGGATATGGAAGAGAACGTCCTGGACCTCGTTATGGAAGTTTAATCCATGGCCAGAATCTGAAGGATGTTGTGATTACAG GGCACAATGGTACCATCAATGGACAAGGTAAAGCGTGGTGGGAGAAGTATAGGAAGAATCGGTTAAATCACACCAGGGGCCCCCTTGTGCAGATTATGTGGTCAAGGGATATTGTGATTTCTCACATTACCTTGCGAGATTCTCCGTTCTGGACACTTCACCCTTATGATTGTCAAAATGTGACGATCAGAAATGTAACTATTTTGGCTCCGTCTTCTGAAGCCCCAAATACTGATGGAATAGATCCTG ATTCATGTGAAAATATGATCATAGAGGACAGTTATATAAGTGTTGGAGATGATGGAATTGCAGTAAAGAGTGGCTGGGATCAGTACGGAATTGCTTATGGTCGGCCTTCCACCAATATTGTCATTCGTAATCTCATTGTCCGTTCCATGATAAG TGCAGGAGTATCAATTGGCAGTGAAATGTCTGGTGGAGTCTCAAATATAACAGTGGAGAATCTCCTGGTATGGAACTCTAAAAGGGGTATAAGGATTAAGACCAGTGCTGGTAGGGGAGGATATGTTCGAAATATATCCTACCAGAACCTGACATTTGAAAATGTGCGGGTGGGTATTGTGATAAAAACTGATTACAATGAGCATCCAGATGAAGGCTTTGATCCAAATGCCCTTCCAGTTATTGAAGACATAAGCTTCACCTCCATACATGGACAGGGAATTCGTATTCCAGTTCGCATATATGGGAGCCGAGAAATTCCTGTGCGGAATGTCACTTTTAGGGGCATGTTAGTTGGGATAACATACAAGAAGAAGCATATATTCCAGTGCTCTTATGTTCATGGCCGTGCAATCGGAAAGATCTTCCCTGTCCCATGTGAGAATCTTGATGTGTATGATGAAATGGAACGTCTGGTCAGATTAGGAACAGCACAAAACAGCACAGATAGGGATTATGATGCTTGA
- the LOC113739662 gene encoding uncharacterized protein, with protein MPQSLNKTLDLTRYATLKTSGSLDDPNHLKNQRTFPPWHQSQLATITMAATAAATTTIALFTSSSTLCCRKPTSLRPKIFKIKASLATMSATTTKVVPAIIVGGGRVGKALQDMGNGDDVLVKRGESVPIDFPGPVLVCTRNDDLETVLESTPKSRWNDLVFFQNGMLETWFQSKGLSDPDQVLAYFAVSKLGESPTDGKTDTNPEGLTAAYGKWASAVAGRLRAGGLSCKVLEKEAFQKQMFEKLIWICAFMLVGARHPGATVGVVEKEYRSEVSSLISELAAAAAAEKGIVFEPAMEDRLCAYSRTVAHFPTAVKEFKWRNGWFYSLSDKAIAEGKPDPCPLHTAWLKELNVV; from the exons ATGCCCCAAAGTCTGAATAAGACACTGGACCTAACCCGATATGCCACGCTGAAAACGAGTGGCTCTCTTGATGACCCGAATCATCTGAAAAACCAACGCACATTTCCACCATGGCACCAAAGCCAACTAGCCACCATCACCATGGCCGCCACCGCCGCCGCCACCACTACAATTGCTCTCTTCACTAGCTCCTCTACTCTCTGCTGCAGAAAACCCACCTCATTAAgaccaaaaatcttcaagaTAAAAGCATCATTGGCTACCATGTCCGCAACTACAACCAAAGTTGTCCCTGCGATTATAGTAGGAGGTGGACGTGTAGGAAAAGCTTTACAAGATATGGGAAATGGTGATGATGTTTTGGTGAAGAGGGGTGAATCCGTGCCCATTGATTTTCCTGGGCCCGTCTTGGTTTGTACTAGGAACGATGATCTTGAAACTGTTCTTGAGTCTACTCCCAAGTCTCGTTGGAACG ATCTGGTTTTTTTCCAGAACGGGATGCTGGAGACTTGGTTCCAAAGTAAAGGTCTTAGTGACCCTGACCAAGTTCTGGCATATTTTGCTGTTTCAAAGCTTGGCGAATCTCCTACTGATGGGAAAACAGACACAAATCCTGAGGGACTCACAGCAGCTTATGGGAAGTGGGCTTCTGCAGTTGCTGGCAGATTGCGTGCAGGAGGTCTTTCATGTAAG GTTCTTGAAAAGGAAGCATTCCAGAAGCAAATGTTCGAGAAGCTTATATGGATATGTGCCTTCATGCTCGTTGGTGCTCGCCATCCTGGAGCAACTGTAGGCGTTGTTGAGAAGGAATACCGATCTGAG GTGTCTAGCCTGATCTCTGAATTGGCTGCTGCAGCAGCTGCAGAAAAGGGCATTGTTTTTGAACCAGCTATGGAGGATAGACTATGTGCTTACTCTCGGACAGTTGCACACTTCCCAACAGCAGTTAAGGAG TTCAAATGGAGGAATGGTTGGTTCTATTCACTTTCTGATAAGGCAATCGCAGAAGGTAAACCAGATCCATGCCCATTACATACAGCATGGCTAAAAGAACTAAATGTAGTATAA